The proteins below come from a single Triticum aestivum cultivar Chinese Spring chromosome 5D, IWGSC CS RefSeq v2.1, whole genome shotgun sequence genomic window:
- the LOC123120207 gene encoding sialyltransferase-like protein 2, which translates to MKPRHLPPVLVLALLSLLSLSLRRQLTPLQPPLRPAAGDPLLRRLAAVEGVGSEQVLADAAALLVNGSISTFPSLGNRQRLLYLRLPFARTARGPPRPRTVSRLRIPAEALPSDESLLASFRTSLHSFLLAHHRRRRGGTGNVASVMSSLAGVLGRRFPTCAVVGNSGALLGSGRGPQIDAHELVIRLNNARVAGFVADVGAKTSLSFVNSNILHLCASRSAATAAGCGCHPYGPTVPMAMYICQPAHLLDALICNATATHASPFPLLVTDARLDALSARIAKYYSIQRFVSDTGAPASNWTRKHDERYFHYSSGMQAVVMALGVCEELSLFGFGKPAGAKHHYHTNQKKELDLHDYQAEYDFYGDLQARPEMVPFLDEAQGFTVPPVRLYW; encoded by the coding sequence ATGAAGCCCCGCCATCTCCCGCCGGTCCTTGTACTCGCCTTGCTTTCCCTCCTCTCACTTTCCCTCCGCCGCCAACTCACCCCCCTACAGCCGCCGCTTCGCCCCGCGGCCGGGGACCCGCTCCTTCGTCGCCTCGCCGCGGTGGAAGGTGTGGGATCCGAGCAAGTCCTTGCCGACGCGGCTGCACTGCTCGTGAATGGCTCGATATCCACGTTCCCCAGCCTTGGCAACCGCCAGCGCCTCCTCTACCTCCGCCTCCCGTTCGCCCGCACCGCCCGCGGCCCGCCGAGGCCGAGGACCGTGTCCCGCCTCCGCATCCCCGCGGAGGCACTCCCCTCCGACGAATCCCTGCTCGCGTCCTTCCGCACGTCCCTCCACTCCTTCCTCCtcgcccaccaccgccgccgccggggcGGAACCGGTAATGTGGCCAGCGTCATGAGCTCGCTCGCCGGCGTCCTCGGACGGCGCTTCCCGACCTGCGCGGTCGTCGGGAATAGCGGCGCGCTCCTCGGCTCCGGCCGCGGACCGCAGATCGACGCGCACGAGCTCGTCATCCGCCTCAACAACGCACGCGTGGCCGGCTTCGTCGCCGACGTCGGCGCCAAAACCTCGCTCTCCTTCGTCAACTCCAACATCCTCCACCTCTGCGCGTCCCGCAGTGCCGCCACCGCCGCAGGCTGCGGGTGCCACCCGTATGGCCCCACCGTGCCCATGGCCATGTACATCTGCCAGCCAGCGCACCTCCTGGACGCCCTCATCTGCAACGCAACCGCCACCCACGCCTCCCCATTCCCGCTCCTCGTCACCGACGCGCGCCTGGACGCGCTCTCGGCGCGCATTGCCAAGTACTACTCGATTCAGCGATTCGTGTCGGACACGGGTGCTCCGGCGAGCAACTGGACCCGGAAGCACGACGAGAGGTACTTCCACTATTCCTCAGGTATGCAGGCGGTGGTGATGGCGCTTGGGGTGTGCGAGGAACTGAGCCTATTCGGGTTCGGCAAGCCGGCAGGGGCCAAGCACCATTATCACACCAACCAGAAGAAGGAGCTGGACCTGCACGACTACCAGGCGGAGTACGATTTCTACGGCGACCTCCAGGCGCGACCGGAGATGGTGCCGTTCCTTGACGAGGCCCAAGGCTTCACGGTGCCGCCGGTCAGGTTGTACTGGTGA